GCGTTCCTCGGGGGAGCGGTCCGTGAGCGTCAGGCGGTCTTCGTCGAGACGGGGTGGTTCTGTGGACAGTGCCGTGCGGGCCGTCGACAGGGTCAGGCGTACGTCGGACCAGTCCTCGCCGGTGCGCTGCCAGACCATCGCGTCGCTTTCCAGGGTGAGTGAGTCCCCGTCGAGTACGGCCCGGTAGGCGGGGCGCCACAGCGCACACGCGGTGAGGTGGGTCAGCCGCAGTCGGGCCGGTCCGGCGACGGCGGCTTCCACGGTCAGTTCGACGTGACCGACCAGTTCGGTGGGACGCTGTTCGGAGAGCTCGACGGCGCGTTCGGCCTCTCGGAGTTCGGTGGTGAGGGCCTTGAGCCGGGCCTCGGTAGCCCGTAGATGTTCGGCGTGTGCGTCGCGCTCCTCGTCGACCCGGTCCAGTTCGGCGTTCCAGCGTGCGGTGTCGGTCTCTCCGTGTCCGGTGCCTTCGCCGATCTCCCGCAGCAGGTCTGTGGCGAGGCGGCCGAGGAGGTCGAGGCGGGCGCGCAGTCGGTCACGTCGCCGTTCCAGCGCGGTCTGTTCTTCTGTGATGTCGTGGACGCGCAGGCGTAGAGCCGAGTCGTCGGCGCCGGGCAACGGTTCTCGCGGCGTCCACGTGCGGACGATCCTGGCGTCGAGGACGGTTGCCCGGTGGTCGCCGGTCAGCTCGGCGTGGAGGGTGCGGTCGACCGCCAGGGCGCTGATCGGCCCGAGGCGCAGTCGTTGGACGCCGGCCCGCAGGTCGAGCGTGGTGGATCGCTCGATCTGGGAGCGGTCTTCCAGACAGGTCACGGCGGTGACGGGAAGGGGGATCGGCTCGAGGTCCGTGGACATGATCTGTCAGCTCCTGCGGTTGCCGCCGACCAGGGCCTTTGCGGCCGGGATGCGGATCTCGTAGCCGCCGTGGCGGGCGGCGGTGGCTCCGGCGGGCAGGTCTACGCGCCACACGCGGGTGCCCGGGCCGAGGTGATCGGGCCCCTCGTTGTCCAGGGGAACCGTCCAGTCGGCCCGTTCCTCGATCCGTACGTCGGCTTCGGAGGTGACCGGTACTTGTTCGCGGACCTCGACCGTGACGGCTCTGGTGAGACGGTTGGCCAGCTCCACGTGGACGCCGTGGTCGAGCACGCTGATGTTGTTGCGCAGCCCTGCCGTCGACTCCTGCAGGCTCGTGCGCCGGGTGACCTGGATGCCTTCCGCCGGTCCGAGCCCCATCCGGCGGACGCCGCCGGGGGCGAGGGTGGGCAGGGCGGCGGTCAGTACGAAGTCGTCGTCGACGCCGACCTCCACGGGGCCGGCGAGCAGGGCCTGGTCGGTCGCGTTGGACAGCACCAGGGTCTGGTACACCCGCTGCTCCACCGACGGCACACAGACGTACTCGGTGCGCAGACCGACCGGGATCTCGGTCACGGTGACGGTGTGCCAGGTGTCGTCCGAGGGAATGTCGGCGCGGGCGACGGCGTCGTAGCGGTGGTCGAAGGATCCCGCTGATGCACGGGGCCGCACGGCGTGGCCGGGCAGTGGCAGCGCGGCCACCGCTTCGGCCCGTCGGCGGTGTTCGACCGCCACCGGGTCGAAGCCTGCGGCGGGGAACAGCCTGCCCCTGCGGGCGGCGGGCTCGTCGGGACCGTTGAGGATGAGCGCGGCGTAGTCGAGTTCGTCGCCGCTGGGTTGCGGAGGACCGGCGGCCGGCGCGGGTGGGAGGGAACCCGGCGGTGCTGCCCGTCGTGCGGCCGGAGCACCTGCGGGTGCGCCGCCGCGCGGTGGCCCGCTGGGTCGGGGCCGTTCCGCTGGTGCGAAGGCGGGCATCGCGTCGGCTTGTCCGAAGACGGGCATCGCTTCCATGCCGCCAGGGGCAGCCGGCGCGGGTGGCGGGCCGCCGTAGGCCGCTGCGGCCGGGGGCAGGGGGACGGGAGGAGGTGGGACGGGGGCGCCGGTGGCGGGCGGGGGAGCGGACCCGACGGATACCGGTAGGGCGGTCGAAGTCTGGCGTGTACCCGCCGCGTCGTAGGGGGTGAAGAGGTCGGCGAGTCCGGCCGGAGGTTCACGCCACCCGGCCGGTTCGGGGGCGGGCTGACGGCGCCCGATCCGCAGCGAGCGCAGCCGCGGCACCTCTGTGCGGCGCTTGAGATCGGCGGTGGCCAGGCCGATGCGCACCCCGGTCCAGTCCTCGCCGGTGCGCTGGGCCACGGAGGCGCGCAGTACGAGGGCGCCGCTGCCGTCACCCTGACGGTAGGAAAGCCGGTAGGCCGGTACCCACACGGCGCCCGGGACCGCGTACTCGATCTCCAGCTGTACCTCGCCGGTTCCGTCGAGGCTCAGGGCCGCGCAGACCGTGGTCTGCAGCTGTCCTGACGGTGTGTCGGTGGAGGCCCGGTTCCAACGGTCCTCGGCTACGGCGAGATCGTGCTCGAGGCGGAGCAGCTCCTCTTCCTGCGCGGCGAGACGGTCGTGGAGGCCCGTCAGCCGCTCGTCGACGAAGTCCGCGAGCGTCAGCCAAGCTTCGGCAGGGGTGCGGCGGTGCGGGTTCTCACGCTTTCGGGCCGGGGGGACGGGGTGGAGATCGGTCATCTCCTTGATCCGCTGGAGGAGTCGGTCGCGCCGTCCTCGGGCCGCGGCGCACGCGTCCTGTGCCCGTTCCATGGTCTGCCGCAAGCCGTCGGAGGGCCCCGGACCGGACGGCTCGGCGCTCACCTCCACGCGCACCTCGGTGACCTGTGCACCGGAGTCGCCCACGACGCGGGCGCGCACCGAACCGGCGTCCAGGGAGCGGGGCAGCCCCGTCACCAGCACCCGGCCGCCGGACGGCACTGTGCCCCGCGCCAGACGGCTGCACAGCGCACCTTGCGCGTAGACCACGACCTTGTCGAGGGCCGACGCCCATCGCGGTGCCTCTTCGGACTTCATGCGCTCTACCCCCGTCGTGTCCGTGCCGGGCGAAGCCTACTGACTTCCTCGGGGTGTTGTCGGGGGTGGGGACGGGTGGTCCCTGCGGTAGGCCGGTGGTTTGCGGTACGCGCAGGGTGGCGGGCTGCCCGCCGAGAGGCGGCTGCTTCGTGAGCGGATCGAGTAAATGGCAGGTGGTCAGTTCGGCCGTCATTACCTGGACCGGCGCGGCTCCCAGGCCTTCGCCTGGGAGCCGCGCCGGTCCCGCCGCCTCAGTCGAGGCGGCGGTGGTCCTCCTCGTCCCACTTGCGGGTGTCCCGCGGCTGCACGTAGGGCTCCTGTCCGGCCGGATGGCCGCCGGCGACGGCCCGCTGGCGGTGCATTTCGGCGTCGAGCTCCAGACCGAGCAGGATCGCCAGGTTGGTGATCCACAGCCACACCAGAAAAATGATCACGCCGGCGAAGGTGCCGTAGGTCTTGTTGTAGGAGGCGAAGCTCGCCACGTACAGGGCGAACCCGGCCGAGGCGATCATCCAGATCACCAGTGCCAGGAAACTGCCCGGCGTGATCCAGCGGAAGCCACGCACCCGGGCGTTCGGCGTCGCCCAGTACAGGATCGCGATCATGACCGTGACCAGGAGGATCAGCACCGGCCACTTCGCGATCGACCACACCGTCAAGAACGTGTCGCCGACCCCGAGCGCGGTGCCCACCTGGCGGGCCAGGCCGCCGGTGAACACCACGATCACCGCACTGATCACCGCGAGGACCATCAGGACCACCGTCACGCCGACGCGCACCGGCAGTACCTTCCACACCGGGCGGCCCTCCGGGATGTCGTAGACGGCGTTCGCGCTGCGGATGAACGCCGCGACATAGCCCGACGCCGACCACACCGCGAGCACCAGACCCACGATTGCCATGACCGAACCGATCCCGGCGTTGCCCTGCACCTGCCTGACCGCGTTGCTGAGGACGTCTCGCGCCGCCCCTGGGGCGAGCTTCTGGATGTTGTCCAGAACCTGCTGCGTCGCCGACTGCCCGACGATTCCCAGCAGTGAGATCAGCGCCAACAGTGCCGGGAACAGCGCCAGGATCCCGTAGTAGGTCAGGGCCGCCGCCCGGTCGGTCAGCTCATCCTTCTTGAACTCCTTCACGGTGCCTTTCAGCACCGCCCCCCAGGAGTGCTTGGGCAGATCCGTCGGAGTATCCGGCGCCTGCCGCTCCACCTGCGCATCCGGCCCGGCCTCAGGCACCCGCCCGGTCCCGGCCTCCTCGCCGGTCACCTCGTGCCCGCCGTGCCTTCCATGCCGTTTCACAGTCCGCACCATGGCGTACGGGTAGCCGGTGTCCGCATGACCCACACGCGCATTCACAACAAAACGCAAGATTTTCGTGTGTTCTGTCGCAAACGCCGTGACGGCGGTCGTGACCGCCCACCGGCATCAGCCGACGCCAGGTGGTGGGTGCGGCACTCCTAGGAAGATCCCGACCTTCTCCCGTCCTCGAAAACACGGCAAGTTCGCAGGTGAACGAACCGTCGACGGGGCTTGAGCCCTGACCGGACCAGGAGGACGCCGTGACACGGACAACGTCTCAGACCACTCAGACCACAGACCAGGGCGACCGCAAAGTTGTACTCGTCACGGGTGCCACGAGCGGCATAGGCGAAGGCATCGTCAGGCGGCTCGCCGCCGAAGGGCACCACCTCGTTGCCGGTGGGCGTCGGGAGGATCGGCTGACCGACCTGGCCAAGAGCATCCGAGCTGACGGCGGCAGCATCGACGTACGCCGTCTCGACGTCACCGACCGGGCCGACGTGGCCAGGTTCGTCGACGAGACGGTTGCCGCTCAGGGGCACATCGACGTGATCGTCAACAACGCCGGTGTGATGCCGTTGTCGCGTCTCGACTCGCTGCTGGTGGACGAGTGGGATCGGATGATCGACGTCAACGTCAAGGGTCTGCTGCACGGCATCGCCGCGGCCATGCCGCACTTCCAGCGCCAGAACAGCGGGCACTTCATCACCATCGCGTCGATCGGTGCCTACTCCGTGGTCCCCACGGCCGCGGTGTACTGCGCGACGAAGTACGCGGCCTGGGCGATCACCGAGGGCCTGCGGCAGGAGGCCGAGCCGTTCATCCGGGTCACGACCGTCTCACCGGGCGTCGTCGAGACCGAACTGGCCGACACCATCACCGAACCAGGAGCCGCGGCGGCGATGAAGGCCTACCGCTCGGCTGCGATCCCGCCCGATGCCATTGCCCGTGCGATCTCCTACGCGATCAGCCAGCCCGCCGATGTCGACGTCAACGAGATGGTCATCCGGCCCGCGCGGCAACGGCCGTAGCGGCGCGGCCGTCGGCGGCGCTGCGGACCGGTTGGCTTTTCGCGGACGGCGTGAACTACCGCCCAGCGACGCGCCTTTCAGCCCGCTCTCTGGGTGACAGGGGGGCGCTGTGCGGAGACCGCGCGTTCGTCGGGCGTGCGGCGAATCGGGCCCTGGTCCGGTCCACATTGGACCAAGACCCCGGTTCTTCGCCCGTGTTCTATCTGCAAGGGCCCGGCGGCATCGGCGAGTCCACGCTGCTGAGGCGGTTCCTCTGGAGGCGCGGGAGGCTGGGCTGGTCGTCGAGGCGGAAGGACGGCCGGACGGGGTCCGCGACGCTGGAGGACTTCGAGAAGGCTGCAAGTAAGGTGCCGTGACTCCCGCTGGGCGCGGTAGTCGCCGGACGTACGGCCCCCGACCCGCGCTGGGTCGCGGACCCGGGACGGGTTGGACTGCTGCGCGTGGTGCCGCTGCGGAATCTGGCCCAGGACGACGCCACGACGTTCCTGTACGCACCGGGAGCCCCGGCCGGGGCCACACCAGGCGTGCTGTCATTCACGGGCGGCAATCCGCTGGCCCTGCCCCTGGCGGTGGCGATCGCCGACCGACAGGACGCGAACGGGACACTCCGGGGGTCCGACTGGCCGCCCGGCCTGGACATGACCGCGACGCTGCTGCCGCAACTCGTGGGTGATCCTCCGAGTCCTGCTCCGATGATCGCCAGGATGGGCATGGGCCTCCAGGGAGGGGCCGTTCGTGTCAGACGGTGGTGCGCTCGTCGGGGAAGTCGGCGCTGAGGGTGACGTCGCGCCAGGCGGTGAAGTTGGTCCGGAGGGTTTCGAGCCGGGCCAGGGCCACGTCGAGGGCGACCTTGCCCAACAGCAGGCGCAGCGGCGGGTTGTCGGACCGCACCGCTTCGATGATGGCTGCGGCGGCGCGGTCCGGGTCGCCGGGCTGGTGGCCGTAGGTGTCCAGGGTGCTCCTGCGGCGGGCGCCGGCGGTGTCCGCGTAGTCGTCGATCCGTGTGGCCGACTGGCGCATGGAGGGGCCGGACCAGTTGGTGCGGAAGGCTCCGGGCTCGACGATCGTCACGTTGATGCCCAGCGGTGACACCTCGGCCGCGAGCGACTCGGAGAGGCCTTCGACGGCGAATTTGGTGGCGTGGTAGTAGCCCGTGGCGCCGAAGGCGGCCAGGCCGCCGAGTGAGGAGACGTTGACGATGTGTCCGTGGCGGCGGGCGCGCATGCCCGGCAGGACACCGCGCGTGACGTCCACGAGACCGAAGACGTTGGTGTCGAACAGGGCGCGGATCTCGTTGTCCTCGCCCTCCTCGAGAGCGGCGAGGTAGCCGTAGCCCGCGTTGTTGACGAGTGCGTCTATGTGGCCGAAGGTCTCCTGCGCGGCCGCGACGGCCTGGTCGATCTGTTGGGCGTCGGTGACATCGAGGGCGAGGCCCAGCG
Above is a window of Streptomyces sp. NBC_00490 DNA encoding:
- a CDS encoding oxidoreductase; the encoded protein is MSADATPVWFITGCSTGLGRSLAEAVLERGWRAVVTARDPRSIADIVARHEDQALGLALDVTDAQQIDQAVAAAQETFGHIDALVNNAGYGYLAALEEGEDNEIRALFDTNVFGLVDVTRGVLPGMRARRHGHIVNVSSLGGLAAFGATGYYHATKFAVEGLSESLAAEVSPLGINVTIVEPGAFRTNWSGPSMRQSATRIDDYADTAGARRRSTLDTYGHQPGDPDRAAAAIIEAVRSDNPPLRLLLGKVALDVALARLETLRTNFTAWRDVTLSADFPDERTTV
- a CDS encoding mucoidy inhibitor MuiA family protein, translated to MSTDLEPIPLPVTAVTCLEDRSQIERSTTLDLRAGVQRLRLGPISALAVDRTLHAELTGDHRATVLDARIVRTWTPREPLPGADDSALRLRVHDITEEQTALERRRDRLRARLDLLGRLATDLLREIGEGTGHGETDTARWNAELDRVDEERDAHAEHLRATEARLKALTTELREAERAVELSEQRPTELVGHVELTVEAAVAGPARLRLTHLTACALWRPAYRAVLDGDSLTLESDAMVWQRTGEDWSDVRLTLSTARTALSTEPPRLDEDRLTLTDRSPEERRTVAVELRNEEIAELGPAPVLGLPGVDDGGSTRVLRSPAPVSVPADGHAHRVPLSTTTTTVSSEYTCSPELSPLVTHVVRCHNPTGHALLAGPVDLVGVGGFGGRATLDFTAPGAPLELAFGSHDDYRVLRDTEEYRDTTTMTQRTTVTRTVRLHLSRFSAPGEQGEQVVALRERIPVSEVSAVDVRLRKEACSPAPDTVDAEGIARWDVALPPNGRRTVTLVYELSASGKVTGL
- a CDS encoding DUF4139 domain-containing protein, coding for MKSEEAPRWASALDKVVVYAQGALCSRLARGTVPSGGRVLVTGLPRSLDAGSVRARVVGDSGAQVTEVRVEVSAEPSGPGPSDGLRQTMERAQDACAAARGRRDRLLQRIKEMTDLHPVPPARKRENPHRRTPAEAWLTLADFVDERLTGLHDRLAAQEEELLRLEHDLAVAEDRWNRASTDTPSGQLQTTVCAALSLDGTGEVQLEIEYAVPGAVWVPAYRLSYRQGDGSGALVLRASVAQRTGEDWTGVRIGLATADLKRRTEVPRLRSLRIGRRQPAPEPAGWREPPAGLADLFTPYDAAGTRQTSTALPVSVGSAPPPATGAPVPPPPVPLPPAAAAYGGPPPAPAAPGGMEAMPVFGQADAMPAFAPAERPRPSGPPRGGAPAGAPAARRAAPPGSLPPAPAAGPPQPSGDELDYAALILNGPDEPAARRGRLFPAAGFDPVAVEHRRRAEAVAALPLPGHAVRPRASAGSFDHRYDAVARADIPSDDTWHTVTVTEIPVGLRTEYVCVPSVEQRVYQTLVLSNATDQALLAGPVEVGVDDDFVLTAALPTLAPGGVRRMGLGPAEGIQVTRRTSLQESTAGLRNNISVLDHGVHVELANRLTRAVTVEVREQVPVTSEADVRIEERADWTVPLDNEGPDHLGPGTRVWRVDLPAGATAARHGGYEIRIPAAKALVGGNRRS
- a CDS encoding YihY/virulence factor BrkB family protein; this translates as MVRTVKRHGRHGGHEVTGEEAGTGRVPEAGPDAQVERQAPDTPTDLPKHSWGAVLKGTVKEFKKDELTDRAAALTYYGILALFPALLALISLLGIVGQSATQQVLDNIQKLAPGAARDVLSNAVRQVQGNAGIGSVMAIVGLVLAVWSASGYVAAFIRSANAVYDIPEGRPVWKVLPVRVGVTVVLMVLAVISAVIVVFTGGLARQVGTALGVGDTFLTVWSIAKWPVLILLVTVMIAILYWATPNARVRGFRWITPGSFLALVIWMIASAGFALYVASFASYNKTYGTFAGVIIFLVWLWITNLAILLGLELDAEMHRQRAVAGGHPAGQEPYVQPRDTRKWDEEDHRRLD
- a CDS encoding SDR family oxidoreductase, which produces MTRTTSQTTQTTDQGDRKVVLVTGATSGIGEGIVRRLAAEGHHLVAGGRREDRLTDLAKSIRADGGSIDVRRLDVTDRADVARFVDETVAAQGHIDVIVNNAGVMPLSRLDSLLVDEWDRMIDVNVKGLLHGIAAAMPHFQRQNSGHFITIASIGAYSVVPTAAVYCATKYAAWAITEGLRQEAEPFIRVTTVSPGVVETELADTITEPGAAAAMKAYRSAAIPPDAIARAISYAISQPADVDVNEMVIRPARQRP